One genomic window of Ruminococcus gauvreauii includes the following:
- a CDS encoding SpoIIE family protein phosphatase: protein MQDLIIAMLAISAILILRDMAKIVFWGRKKEDPVYDCHPQKERMEQYAQSLQKLADTFYQMPCRRERLSNSEIEGIFAKMQDKLCSRCPKKEICWRQQSIMTCQKVCDMLCLIEEGNAEKILRAQGDWYADCLNAGKFVEYLQDEFQNARQNLIWNNRQIENRVAVAEQLNEVAHTIQKVAADLYDIAAVSGDMEQRVKKIMQKRHVLVKQIWMMEKPDEKMKLFLTMRVRGGQCIAVSEVASILSEMYDRRLVPARDSRAIVNSDVRTVLFVEDTNYKVLYGVAKVTKENETVSGDNYVCTQGEEQFVMCLSDGMGSGLEACQESEAVVEILEQFLTTGFSRETAARMLNSALVLQRRDGMYSTVDICALNLYTGVCEFLKAGAATTFIKRDQWVEAISSTTLAAGLLQQMDFETTTKKMYDGDYLIMVTDGVLDALPKEREEETMKEIILQVHSTQPREVGRNIMEKVMGYCGYRAGDDMTVLVAGVWRK, encoded by the coding sequence ATGCAGGATTTAATCATTGCCATGCTCGCGATCAGTGCGATACTGATACTTCGGGACATGGCAAAAATTGTCTTTTGGGGGAGAAAAAAGGAAGATCCCGTCTACGACTGTCATCCGCAGAAGGAACGGATGGAACAGTATGCACAGTCATTGCAGAAACTGGCAGACACGTTTTATCAGATGCCGTGCCGGAGGGAGCGCCTGAGCAACAGCGAGATAGAAGGGATCTTCGCAAAAATGCAGGATAAACTCTGCAGCAGATGTCCGAAAAAGGAAATCTGCTGGAGGCAGCAAAGCATAATGACGTGTCAGAAGGTGTGTGACATGCTCTGCCTGATCGAGGAGGGCAATGCGGAGAAAATTTTAAGGGCACAGGGAGACTGGTATGCAGACTGCCTGAATGCAGGCAAATTCGTGGAATACCTGCAGGATGAATTCCAGAACGCAAGGCAGAATCTGATATGGAATAACCGACAGATAGAAAACAGGGTTGCAGTTGCAGAGCAGTTAAACGAAGTTGCACATACGATTCAGAAAGTTGCGGCAGATTTGTATGATATTGCAGCAGTCTCCGGAGATATGGAGCAGCGGGTCAAAAAGATCATGCAGAAGCGGCACGTGCTTGTAAAGCAGATATGGATGATGGAAAAGCCGGATGAGAAGATGAAACTCTTTCTGACAATGCGGGTCAGAGGAGGACAGTGCATCGCAGTCAGTGAAGTGGCTTCCATACTGTCGGAGATGTACGACCGCAGACTCGTCCCGGCAAGGGACAGCCGGGCCATCGTGAACAGCGATGTGCGTACGGTATTGTTTGTGGAAGACACGAATTATAAAGTGCTATATGGTGTGGCCAAGGTCACAAAGGAAAATGAAACAGTGTCCGGTGATAATTATGTCTGCACACAGGGAGAAGAACAGTTTGTCATGTGCCTGTCGGATGGAATGGGGTCAGGGCTGGAGGCGTGCCAGGAGAGCGAGGCGGTAGTGGAGATTCTGGAACAGTTTCTCACAACCGGATTTTCGCGGGAGACGGCCGCGCGTATGCTGAACTCGGCGCTTGTGCTGCAGCGCAGGGATGGAATGTACTCGACCGTCGACATCTGTGCATTGAATCTTTACACCGGAGTATGTGAGTTTTTAAAAGCGGGAGCTGCCACGACATTTATCAAACGTGACCAGTGGGTGGAGGCGATCTCATCGACGACGCTTGCCGCGGGACTGCTGCAGCAGATGGATTTTGAGACGACTACGAAAAAGATGTATGACGGGGATTATCTGATTATGGTAACAGACGGGGTGCTGGATGCACTTCCGAAAGAGAGGGAAGAGGAGACGATGAAGGAGATCATTCTGCAGGTACATAGCACGCAGCCCAGAGAAGTAGGGCGCAATATCATGGAAAAAGTCATGGGATACTGTGGTTACCGCGCAGGGGATGATATGACAGTGCTTGTGGCGGGTGTCTGGAGAAAATAG
- the mazG gene encoding nucleoside triphosphate pyrophosphohydrolase, protein MEKIYSFEELTEIIARLRSPEGCPWDREQTHESLRTCMVEEAYEVVDGIRILSETGSWDNLCEELGDVLLQVLMHSLIAEEEGLFGLNDVIQGISEKMIRRHPHVFGDQTAGDSEQVLVNWEEIKKQEKKDQAEGSQLRAVPHSLPALIRTSKVLKKIENLGGDCPSESDSIRSARRCLDVLESGGGEDDAEVIGRLLGEICNVSRKRKVHAEQALADYLEGTIKKAEFLDKPM, encoded by the coding sequence ATGGAGAAGATATATTCATTTGAAGAACTGACAGAGATCATTGCAAGACTGCGAAGTCCCGAAGGATGCCCGTGGGACCGCGAGCAGACGCATGAGAGTCTCAGGACGTGCATGGTCGAGGAGGCCTACGAGGTGGTTGACGGGATACGCATCCTCTCGGAGACAGGATCGTGGGACAACCTCTGTGAGGAGCTGGGGGATGTACTGCTGCAGGTACTGATGCACAGCCTGATCGCGGAGGAAGAAGGGCTGTTTGGGCTTAATGATGTGATTCAGGGAATCAGTGAAAAGATGATCCGCAGGCATCCGCATGTGTTCGGGGATCAGACGGCAGGTGATTCCGAACAGGTTCTGGTGAATTGGGAGGAGATCAAAAAACAGGAAAAGAAGGATCAGGCTGAGGGTTCGCAGCTGCGTGCAGTACCCCACAGTCTGCCGGCTTTGATCCGCACATCCAAGGTTCTGAAAAAGATAGAGAACCTTGGCGGTGACTGTCCCAGCGAGAGTGACAGCATACGCAGCGCCCGCAGGTGTCTGGACGTGCTGGAGAGCGGCGGCGGTGAGGACGATGCAGAGGTAATCGGCCGGCTGCTCGGCGAAATCTGCAACGTATCCAGAAAGCGTAAAGTCCATGCGGAGCAGGCGCTTGCAGATTATCTGGAAGGGACGATTAAAAAAGCAGAATTCCTTGACAAACCCATGTAA
- the yabQ gene encoding spore cortex biosynthesis protein YabQ encodes MSSELLLFAKSLWYGAVMLLGYDFFRIIRRVIHHRPVWVITEDLCYWIGSGFFLFSRIYQENNGVLRGYFFVGILLGMVLYHYTLSGCLVRFTALFLNKIKEFFRMLTKKIIFLIKRLKFLVLRCKISLSRLLCRLLRKS; translated from the coding sequence ATGAGCAGCGAGCTGCTGCTGTTTGCAAAATCCCTCTGGTACGGAGCTGTTATGCTGTTAGGGTATGATTTCTTTCGTATTATACGTCGCGTCATACATCACCGGCCGGTTTGGGTCATTACAGAGGATCTCTGCTATTGGATTGGCAGCGGATTCTTTTTATTTTCCAGGATATACCAGGAAAATAACGGGGTTCTGCGCGGATATTTCTTTGTAGGGATCCTGCTCGGCATGGTGTTATATCATTATACGCTCAGCGGCTGCCTGGTGCGTTTTACAGCGCTCTTTTTGAATAAAATAAAAGAATTTTTTCGAATGCTGACAAAGAAGATAATATTTTTGATAAAAAGGTTGAAATTTTTGGTATTACGATGTAAAATTTCTTTATCTAGGTTATTATGTAGATTATTGCGAAAGTCGTGA
- the yabP gene encoding sporulation protein YabP yields the protein MEEATRKEHGLTLDGRRAGKITGVVDVVSFDPEMILLETSQGMLTIKGQELHVSRLYLEKGEVDVEGLFQSMVYSDDGNYGRRQKGSLVKRLFK from the coding sequence ATGGAGGAGGCAACGCGCAAGGAACACGGGCTTACGCTGGATGGACGGAGAGCCGGTAAGATTACCGGTGTCGTAGATGTGGTATCTTTTGATCCGGAGATGATCCTGCTGGAGACATCTCAGGGGATGCTGACGATCAAGGGCCAGGAGCTGCATGTGAGCCGCCTGTATCTGGAAAAGGGAGAAGTAGACGTAGAGGGTCTTTTCCAGAGCATGGTTTATTCGGATGATGGAAATTATGGGCGCAGGCAGAAGGGCAGTCTGGTCAAAAGACTGTTCAAATAA
- a CDS encoding FtsB family cell division protein has translation MSSKKSSAKMRAKRSQRYNKITMVGISIVVCMLLVVLFVQGQSVKERISANTQKQDELAQQIEDENKRTEDIENMQEYMQSDEYIEKIAKEKIGLVKENEIIFKEAD, from the coding sequence ATGAGTTCAAAAAAAAGTTCAGCAAAAATGAGAGCAAAGCGCAGCCAGAGGTATAATAAAATAACAATGGTTGGCATCAGTATCGTCGTATGCATGCTGTTAGTCGTGTTGTTCGTCCAGGGTCAGTCCGTGAAGGAGAGGATTTCAGCAAATACTCAGAAACAGGATGAACTTGCTCAACAGATAGAAGATGAGAATAAACGTACAGAAGATATTGAAAACATGCAGGAATACATGCAGAGTGATGAATATATTGAGAAGATAGCCAAGGAAAAGATCGGTCTGGTGAAAGAAAACGAAATTATTTTTAAAGAGGCAGATTAG
- a CDS encoding RNA-binding S4 domain-containing protein — protein sequence MRLDKFLKVSRLIKRRTVANEACDAGRVLVNGNPAKASVKVKSGDILEIQFGSKTVKVEVLDVKETVKKEEAESLYRYL from the coding sequence ATGAGACTGGATAAGTTTCTGAAGGTATCACGCCTGATCAAACGGCGTACGGTGGCAAATGAAGCGTGTGATGCGGGCAGGGTTCTCGTGAACGGCAATCCGGCAAAGGCATCGGTCAAGGTAAAATCAGGAGATATCCTGGAAATACAGTTTGGCTCTAAGACAGTAAAAGTGGAGGTGCTGGATGTGAAGGAGACGGTTAAAAAAGAAGAGGCGGAAAGTCTTTACCGCTATCTGTAG
- the tilS gene encoding tRNA lysidine(34) synthetase TilS: MQKRVLDFIRQHHMISDGDRIVAGVSGGADSVCLFYILCRLQEQIPFTFAVVHVNHMLRGEEAEADERFVQDLCQRHEITCRVFREDVAGIAGREKMSLEEAGRRVRYEAFERFSSEWGANKTALAHHQNDCAETMLYHLARGTGIRGLCSLRPVRNSVIRPLLCMNRAEIEQYLKEEKIEYRTDSTNMDEEYTRNKIRHRVMPYLTEEINPRTVEHMAAAAQSLEEVQDYLDEMTEMLMEKYVQKSGDSLLADNQLAHEPLLLQKCVLQKCLEQSAGTKKDFTRVHLDEICALFTRETGKCLHLPYSLVVTRTYRGLAFRGADIREQSGTLPVFFSSRLMIPGETQIKTWTVQCEILRNSMQRIPQKTYTKWLDYDRIKDTLVIRTRLPGDYIRINEEGGRKKIKDYFIDLKIPREERDKILLLAAGSEVLWVVGHRISQACMVRDTTECILRIQIKGGNIHE; this comes from the coding sequence ATGCAAAAGAGGGTTCTGGATTTCATACGGCAGCATCATATGATAAGTGACGGAGACCGGATCGTGGCGGGGGTCTCCGGGGGGGCGGATTCCGTCTGCCTGTTTTATATATTATGCAGACTGCAGGAACAGATACCGTTTACGTTTGCGGTGGTGCACGTCAACCACATGCTCCGGGGCGAAGAAGCTGAAGCGGATGAGAGATTTGTACAGGACCTGTGCCAAAGGCACGAGATCACGTGCAGGGTATTCAGGGAAGACGTTGCCGGGATTGCCGGACGGGAGAAGATGTCTCTGGAAGAGGCGGGCCGCCGTGTGCGTTATGAGGCATTCGAAAGATTTTCAAGCGAGTGGGGGGCGAATAAAACGGCTCTGGCACATCACCAGAATGATTGTGCGGAGACCATGCTGTATCATCTTGCGCGCGGAACGGGGATCCGTGGACTCTGCAGCCTGCGTCCGGTCCGAAATTCTGTGATCCGCCCACTTTTGTGTATGAACCGCGCCGAAATTGAGCAGTATTTAAAAGAAGAGAAGATAGAATACCGTACAGACAGTACGAATATGGATGAAGAATATACGAGAAATAAAATCAGGCACCGGGTAATGCCGTATCTGACGGAAGAGATCAATCCGCGTACGGTGGAGCATATGGCCGCAGCTGCACAGAGTCTGGAAGAAGTTCAGGACTATCTCGACGAAATGACGGAGATGCTGATGGAGAAGTATGTACAGAAGTCAGGGGACAGTCTTCTGGCTGATAATCAGCTGGCTCATGAACCGCTTCTTCTTCAGAAGTGTGTACTGCAAAAATGCCTGGAACAGTCTGCGGGGACAAAAAAGGATTTTACCAGAGTACATCTGGATGAAATCTGCGCATTGTTTACCAGGGAGACCGGAAAATGCCTGCACCTTCCCTATAGTCTTGTCGTCACAAGGACATATCGGGGACTGGCATTTCGCGGAGCTGATATCCGGGAACAGTCGGGGACACTCCCGGTATTTTTCAGCAGCAGGCTGATGATTCCCGGAGAAACACAGATTAAAACATGGACGGTGCAATGTGAGATATTGAGAAATTCCATGCAAAGAATTCCACAAAAAACATATACGAAATGGTTGGATTATGATAGAATAAAAGATACTTTGGTAATTCGGACCAGGCTTCCGGGAGATTATATCAGGATCAATGAGGAAGGCGGCAGGAAGAAGATCAAAGATTATTTTATCGACCTCAAGATTCCGCGGGAAGAACGGGATAAGATTCTTCTGCTGGCAGCAGGGTCGGAGGTCTTATGGGTGGTGGGCCACCGGATCAGCCAGGCATGCATGGTTCGTGATACGACGGAATGCATTTTACGGATACAGATAAAAGGAGGAAATATTCATGAGTGA
- a CDS encoding HU family DNA-binding protein has translation MNKTELIAAMADQAELSKKDAEAALKAFVDVIAAELKKGEKVQLVGFGTFEVAERAAREGRNPQTGKTMKIEASKAPKFKAGKALKDMVNEK, from the coding sequence ATGAACAAGACAGAATTAATTGCAGCTATGGCTGACCAGGCAGAATTATCCAAAAAAGATGCAGAAGCTGCACTGAAAGCATTCGTAGATGTGATCGCAGCAGAGTTAAAGAAGGGTGAAAAAGTTCAGCTGGTTGGTTTCGGCACTTTTGAAGTGGCCGAAAGAGCTGCAAGAGAGGGCAGAAATCCTCAGACAGGAAAAACAATGAAGATTGAAGCTTCGAAGGCACCTAAATTTAAAGCGGGAAAAGCTTTAAAAGATATGGTGAACGAAAAATAA
- a CDS encoding phospho-sugar mutase: protein MNYKETYELWVNSPYFDEETKAELKSIADDEQEIKERFYKDLEFGTAGLRGVIGAGTNRMNSYVVRKTTQGLANYIAGLNAKDQGVAIAFDSRRMSPEFANEAALCLAANGIKAYIFESLRPTPELSYAVRKLGCIAGINITASHNPPEYNGYKVYWEDGAQITPPHDSGIMDEVQKVTDYNDVKTMDKDAAQKSGMYVVIGREVDDAYMEELKSQVLHMDAIRETAKDLKIVYSPLHGTGNIPARRVLQELGFEHVYVVKEQELPDGEFPTVSYPNPEAEEAFALGLKLAKEVDADLVLATDPDADRLGVYVKDREGEYHTLTGNMSGCLLADYEIGQKKALRGLPDDGALIKTIVTTNMADAIAKYYGVKLIEVLTGFKFIGQQILGFEQNKNGTYLFGFEESYGCLIGTHARDKDAIVATMALCEAAAYYKTQGKTLWDAMIDMYERYGYYKDDIKSITLKGIEGLEKIQEILSGLRENPPVKIGDYDVLSVRDYQKDTITDTATGEVQPTGLPKSNVLYYDLTDDAWVCVRPSGTEPKVKFYYGIKGTSLTDADAKSDALGKEVLAMIDRMM from the coding sequence ATGAACTATAAGGAAACATATGAATTGTGGGTGAATTCACCTTACTTTGACGAAGAAACCAAGGCAGAGCTGAAAAGTATTGCAGATGATGAACAGGAAATCAAAGAACGTTTTTATAAGGACCTTGAATTTGGTACGGCCGGTCTCCGCGGTGTGATCGGTGCAGGGACCAACCGTATGAATAGTTACGTCGTAAGAAAGACCACGCAGGGGCTTGCCAACTATATTGCCGGGCTGAATGCGAAAGACCAGGGGGTGGCCATTGCATTTGATTCCAGGCGGATGTCTCCCGAATTTGCAAATGAAGCAGCGCTGTGTCTGGCAGCGAACGGAATCAAAGCCTATATTTTTGAATCGCTGCGTCCGACTCCGGAACTCTCCTATGCAGTTCGTAAGCTTGGATGTATCGCCGGTATCAATATCACAGCCAGCCATAACCCGCCGGAATATAATGGATATAAAGTATACTGGGAGGACGGTGCCCAGATCACACCGCCTCATGATTCCGGAATCATGGATGAAGTACAGAAAGTCACGGATTACAATGACGTGAAGACGATGGACAAAGATGCAGCTCAAAAATCTGGTATGTACGTTGTCATCGGCCGGGAAGTTGACGATGCTTATATGGAGGAACTGAAAAGTCAGGTGCTTCATATGGATGCGATCCGCGAGACTGCAAAGGATCTGAAGATCGTGTACAGCCCGCTTCATGGCACCGGAAATATTCCGGCACGCCGTGTCCTTCAGGAGCTTGGTTTCGAGCATGTGTACGTCGTAAAAGAGCAGGAGCTTCCGGATGGGGAATTCCCGACTGTCAGCTACCCGAATCCTGAGGCGGAAGAGGCGTTTGCCCTTGGATTAAAGCTTGCGAAGGAAGTGGATGCAGATCTGGTACTTGCAACAGACCCGGATGCTGACCGTCTTGGTGTTTATGTGAAAGACCGGGAAGGGGAATATCACACATTGACAGGGAACATGTCCGGCTGTCTTCTTGCGGATTATGAGATCGGACAGAAAAAAGCCCTGAGAGGCCTGCCGGATGACGGAGCGCTGATTAAAACTATCGTAACGACGAATATGGCGGATGCGATTGCCAAATACTATGGTGTGAAATTAATCGAGGTTCTGACCGGATTTAAATTTATCGGACAGCAGATTCTGGGCTTTGAACAAAATAAGAATGGGACATACCTCTTCGGTTTTGAGGAGAGCTACGGATGCCTGATCGGAACCCATGCGAGAGATAAAGATGCCATCGTTGCAACAATGGCACTGTGTGAGGCGGCAGCCTACTATAAGACTCAGGGCAAAACCCTCTGGGACGCAATGATCGACATGTATGAACGCTACGGTTATTATAAGGATGATATTAAGTCTATCACTCTGAAGGGGATCGAAGGTCTGGAAAAGATCCAGGAAATCTTAAGCGGGCTTCGGGAAAATCCTCCTGTTAAAATCGGAGATTACGATGTTCTGTCCGTGAGGGATTATCAGAAAGACACGATTACGGATACGGCAACCGGCGAAGTGCAGCCGACCGGACTGCCGAAGTCCAATGTTCTGTACTATGACCTGACGGACGATGCATGGGTCTGCGTACGGCCATCGGGGACAGAGCCGAAGGTTAAATTCTATTATGGTATCAAAGGAACATCTCTGACGGATGCTGACGCGAAATCAGATGCCCTTGGCAAAGAAGTGCTCGCCATGATCGACCGTATGATGTAA
- the hpt gene encoding hypoxanthine phosphoribosyltransferase gives MSDKISVLLSEEQVLTGILKAAEQINHDYAGKSIHLICVLKGSVFFTCELAKHLTIPVTMDFMTVSSYGDATESSGVVTIKKDLDESIEGRDVLIIEDIVDSGRTLSRLAAELETRNPSSLRLCTLLDKPERRVTDVTVDYVCFEIPDEFVVGFGLDSAQMYRNLPYIGVLEPEKSNTPQ, from the coding sequence ATGAGTGATAAGATCAGCGTGCTCCTGAGTGAGGAGCAGGTGCTGACAGGAATTCTAAAAGCGGCGGAACAGATTAATCATGATTATGCCGGAAAAAGTATTCACTTAATCTGTGTTTTGAAAGGCAGTGTGTTTTTTACCTGTGAACTCGCAAAACATCTTACCATTCCAGTGACGATGGATTTTATGACGGTGTCGAGCTATGGAGATGCTACGGAGTCAAGCGGTGTGGTAACTATTAAAAAAGATCTGGATGAATCGATTGAAGGCAGAGATGTGCTGATCATTGAAGATATCGTTGATTCCGGAAGAACATTAAGCCGTCTGGCGGCAGAGCTGGAAACCCGTAATCCCAGCAGTCTGCGTCTGTGTACGCTATTGGATAAGCCCGAGCGGCGGGTGACGGATGTGACAGTGGATTATGTATGTTTTGAAATTCCGGATGAATTCGTAGTAGGATTTGGGCTTGATTCTGCACAGATGTACAGGAATCTTCCCTATATCGGTGTTCTGGAACCTGAAAAGTCAAACACCCCGCAGTAA
- a CDS encoding CotS family spore coat protein, whose protein sequence is MYDYGLSVMEQYGLTVKSSYRGRGALICETQRGLKIVKEYRGSEKKLEAQRKLQLHILESGETRVDCVLENEEGKLVSSDRDGIPYVVREWFTGRECDTKSASDILEGVKALARLHSVMQMPLEENYRKESLLDECTRHNREIRKIGNFIRKKNSRTDFEMQLLRCMDSFLKQGETAVEQLERSGYQELYRTAMERGSVCHGECNQHNIIWTGGRPTLINYEKWNYDVQIADLYQFMRKILEKHNWDTGLGKSMLNGYHSVKPLSEEEVLNLKIRLSYPWKFWKLVNYYANNHKAWISGRNSEKLQLVMRQQKAWSEFLKTCFSDFLFSSDTL, encoded by the coding sequence ATGTACGATTATGGGTTAAGTGTAATGGAACAGTATGGACTGACGGTAAAGTCATCGTACCGGGGGCGCGGGGCGCTGATCTGTGAAACACAGCGCGGGCTTAAGATCGTGAAAGAGTACCGTGGATCGGAAAAGAAACTGGAGGCTCAGAGAAAACTTCAGCTGCACATCCTGGAGAGCGGGGAAACGAGAGTGGACTGTGTGCTGGAAAATGAGGAAGGAAAGCTGGTATCCAGCGACAGGGACGGTATTCCTTATGTGGTAAGAGAATGGTTTACGGGGAGAGAATGCGATACAAAATCCGCAAGTGATATTCTTGAAGGGGTGAAGGCGCTGGCCCGGTTACATAGTGTGATGCAAATGCCGCTGGAGGAGAATTACCGGAAGGAGTCTCTCCTGGATGAATGTACACGGCATAATCGGGAGATTAGGAAAATAGGCAATTTTATCCGAAAGAAGAATTCAAGAACAGATTTTGAAATGCAGCTTCTGCGCTGCATGGACAGCTTTCTGAAACAGGGGGAGACGGCAGTGGAACAGCTGGAACGCTCCGGATATCAGGAGCTGTACCGGACGGCGATGGAAAGGGGCAGCGTCTGCCACGGTGAGTGCAATCAGCACAATATAATATGGACGGGCGGTCGCCCCACACTGATCAATTATGAAAAATGGAACTATGATGTCCAGATAGCGGACCTGTATCAGTTTATGAGAAAAATACTGGAGAAACATAACTGGGATACCGGGCTTGGAAAAAGCATGCTCAATGGATATCACAGCGTTAAACCGCTTTCTGAGGAGGAAGTGCTCAATCTGAAGATCAGGCTTTCTTATCCCTGGAAATTCTGGAAACTGGTCAATTACTATGCAAATAATCACAAAGCCTGGATATCCGGACGCAATTCGGAAAAACTGCAGCTCGTGATGCGGCAGCAGAAGGCATGGTCAGAATTTCTAAAAACCTGTTTTTCTGATTTCCTTTTTTCGTCAGATACGCTATAA
- the ftsH gene encoding ATP-dependent zinc metalloprotease FtsH: MNRQSRGLLLYFIVAVILVGSFMYLSGRMQQSEEYTNKEYEAALDGGQISSVGIVQNKQIPTGQLDVVLKDGSRKQLNVSNVNEIQEELKEKNIEYHVYDVPKDNTFLTTILPILVSVGLVLVLMMFMTRSMNGGGGSNAKMMNFGKSRARMSTESDKKITFKEVAGLEEEKEDLVEIVDFLKEPQKYVKVGARIPKGVLLVGPPGTGKTLMAKAVAGEAGVPFFSISGSDFVEMFVGVGASRVRDLFEEGKKHSPCIIFIDEIDAVARRRGTGMGGGHDEREQTLNQLLVEMDGFGVNEGIIVMAATNRVDILDPAILRPGRFDRRVVVGAPDVRGREEILKVHANGKPLGDDVDFKQIAQTTAGFTGAELENLLNEAAILAAKEDRPYLMQKDIKDAFIKVGIGTEKKSKVISEKEKRITAYHEAGHAILCYVLPDIDPVYTISIIPTGMGAAGYTMRLPEKDELFNTRGEMMENIQVCLGGRIAEEIIFDDITTGASQDIKQATSIAKAMVTKYGMSSEVGLVAYGDDQDEVFIGRDLAHTRGFSESVASTIDREVKRLIDTCYEKAKQIILEHEEVLHSCTNLLLEKEKIGREEFESLFERAETV, translated from the coding sequence GTGAACAGACAATCAAGAGGATTACTGCTGTATTTTATTGTAGCGGTCATACTGGTCGGCAGTTTTATGTATCTGTCGGGAAGAATGCAGCAATCCGAGGAATATACTAATAAGGAGTACGAGGCAGCGCTTGATGGCGGTCAGATTTCTTCTGTAGGCATTGTCCAGAACAAGCAGATCCCGACAGGACAACTGGATGTGGTTCTGAAAGACGGGAGCAGGAAGCAGCTGAATGTCAGTAATGTCAATGAGATTCAGGAAGAGCTGAAAGAAAAAAATATTGAATATCACGTATATGATGTGCCGAAGGACAATACGTTCCTGACAACGATCCTTCCGATCCTGGTGTCGGTCGGGCTGGTGTTGGTGCTGATGATGTTTATGACGCGATCCATGAACGGAGGCGGCGGAAGCAATGCCAAGATGATGAATTTTGGAAAGAGCCGTGCCAGAATGTCCACCGAGAGTGATAAGAAGATAACCTTTAAAGAGGTAGCTGGGCTGGAGGAGGAAAAAGAGGATCTGGTGGAAATCGTGGATTTTCTGAAGGAGCCTCAGAAATACGTAAAGGTCGGAGCGAGGATTCCGAAAGGCGTGCTGCTCGTCGGACCTCCGGGGACCGGTAAAACGCTGATGGCGAAGGCTGTTGCGGGTGAGGCAGGAGTTCCGTTTTTCAGCATTTCCGGTTCGGATTTCGTTGAGATGTTCGTTGGTGTCGGCGCATCACGTGTTCGGGACCTGTTTGAAGAGGGAAAGAAGCACAGTCCGTGCATTATTTTTATTGATGAGATCGATGCCGTTGCCAGAAGAAGGGGAACCGGAATGGGAGGAGGCCACGATGAGCGTGAGCAGACTCTGAATCAGCTTCTGGTAGAGATGGACGGATTTGGTGTCAACGAGGGTATCATTGTGATGGCGGCGACCAACCGCGTGGATATTCTGGACCCGGCAATCCTGCGTCCCGGTCGTTTTGACCGCCGTGTCGTAGTGGGCGCCCCGGATGTCAGGGGACGCGAGGAGATTCTGAAAGTGCATGCCAATGGAAAACCACTAGGTGATGATGTGGATTTCAAACAGATCGCACAGACAACGGCAGGATTCACAGGGGCAGAGCTTGAGAATCTGCTGAATGAGGCGGCGATCCTGGCGGCGAAAGAAGACCGGCCATACCTGATGCAGAAGGACATCAAAGATGCATTTATCAAGGTGGGAATCGGAACCGAAAAGAAAAGTAAAGTCATCTCAGAGAAAGAAAAACGGATTACAGCCTATCATGAGGCGGGGCATGCGATTCTCTGTTACGTGCTGCCGGACATTGATCCGGTCTATACAATCTCTATCATACCGACAGGAATGGGTGCAGCCGGATACACTATGCGGCTCCCGGAGAAAGACGAACTCTTTAATACCCGGGGGGAGATGATGGAGAATATTCAGGTATGCCTGGGCGGACGGATTGCCGAGGAAATTATATTCGATGATATTACAACAGGCGCTTCTCAGGACATTAAGCAGGCGACTTCCATTGCAAAAGCGATGGTGACGAAATACGGGATGTCATCCGAGGTCGGCCTGGTCGCTTACGGGGATGACCAGGACGAGGTATTTATCGGACGTGACCTCGCGCATACGCGCGGTTTCAGCGAGAGCGTGGCTTCTACTATCGACAGAGAGGTAAAACGGCTCATCGACACCTGTTACGAAAAGGCAAAACAGATCATACTGGAGCATGAAGAGGTGCTTCACAGTTGTACAAATCTGTTGCTTGAAAAAGAAAAAATAGGGCGCGAAGAGTTTGAGTCCTTATTTGAAAGAGCAGAAACTGTATAA